DNA sequence from the Methylomonas albis genome:
ACCGTAACCGGGATATTCCGGGCTGGGTTGACGACGCGATTCGCAAGGGCGCCCATCCCGATCCATATAAACGCTACGAAGACTTATCCGAATTCATCTTTGACTTACGCCATCCCAACCCGGCGTTTTTGACCAAAACCGGTTCGGCATTGCTGGAACGCAATCCAGCAGCGTTCTGGAAAGGCGTGTCCGGCATTTTGCTGGGCGTTATCGCGGCTTTGCTAATTAGCCTATCCACAAAAACCGAACAGCCCGAGACCATTAACTGCGCTCCTGACAGCCTGGCGGAACAGGGCAGGCCGGCCTCGGCGCCTGCGGCAAACCGGGCGGGGTCCTCACTCAACCATTAGCATGTCCTGGCTATCGCCAGCCCGGATTTAATTGTCTCTGCTATCCTTCCACCTGTGTCGGAAATCCTGCAAGGATTTCCACATTAATCGATGGGCTGAAAATTAACAATCATCGCCCACTTCTTGGTATGCTCCGGCTACATTAGTCCCAGCGTTAATGCATAACTTCCTAAATAACTAGAATTCAAAACTGGAGTTAGCCATGTCAGTCCGCCCGCTGCTTGTTACTTGTTGCGCTTGCCTGATAATCGGGTCCGCGCATGCGCAACCGGTCTCCACGGAAGAGGAAGAAAAAGCTTTGTCGCAAATCTACGGCACTGAGGATATGGTCAGTATCGCCAGTGGTTACAAACAACCGATTTCCAAAGCGCCTTCAATTGCCACCGTTATCACTGCAGACGACATCAAACAAATGGGTGCCACCGACATCGACGAAGCGCTGGAAAGCGTCCCCGGCCTGCATGTCGAACGCAACACGATAGGCTATAACCCGATTTACACGTTTCGCGGCATTTATTCGCAGTTCAATCAGCAAGTGCTGATGATGATTAATGGTATCCCGATTACCAATTCTTATACCGGCAGCCGCGGCGAGGTCTGGGGCGGCATGCCGATCCGCGACATTGCCCGTATCGAAATTGTGCGCGGGCCGGGATCGGCGGTATACGGTGCCGATGCGTTTGCCGGGGTGATCAACGTCATCAGCAAAACCAAACAGGACATTGAAGGCACCGAGGTCGGCGGCCGCGTTGGCAGCTTTGACACTTACGACGGCTGGGGCTTGCATGGCGGCGAATGGGCCGGCTTTGATGTGGCGTTGGCTTTTGAATACCACAAGACTGCGGGGCAAAATGCTATGGTCGATGCCGATCTGCAAAGCCAATTCGATAGTTTATTGGGGACCCACGCTTCGCTGGCACCGGGGCCGCTCAATTTGTCCCGCGACAATCTTGACGCCCGGCTGGATTTGGCGCGCGGCAATTGGCGGTTTCGTGGCGGGCTGCAACACCGTAGCGATTTGGGCAACGGCTCGGGCATCGCTCAAGCCCTGGACCCGGTCAACCGCTATGCCAGCGACCGCTGGAATGCCGACATCACTTACCATAACGGCGACATTGAAAACTGGGATTTGACGACGCAAGCCAGTTATTTCGAAACCAGCCAGGAAATCGAGCGCAATTTGACGCTATTTCCGGCCGGCGCGACCTTGCCCATCGGCGCCAATGGCCAGATCGGTGCCGGCGCGCCGGTCACCTTTCCCAGCGGTTACATAGGCAATCCGGAGGTGTGGGAACGGCATGTTCGCATCAATCAAACCTTCGCATACGGTGGCTTTCAAGCGCATCAGTTACGTAGCGGCATCGGTTTTAATTACGACAGCCTGTTCAAGGCGCGGGTCAGTCAGAACTTCGGTATCGATCCCGCCACCGGTACCCCAATACCGTCCTTGCCGGGCATTCCGCTGACCGACGTCTCCGGCACTTCCGCGACGTTCATCCCAGAAGTGGACCGGAAAGTGGCATACCTGTTTTTACAAGACCAATGGAATTTTGCCAACGACTGGAGTTTGACCGCCGGCGCCCGCTACGACCGCTATTCGGACTTCGGCAACACCTTCAATCCGCGCGCGGCCTTGATCTGGGAAGCCAGCTACGATTTAACGGCAAAACTGATGTATGGCTCGGCGTTTCGGGCGCCGTCGTTTCAGGAAATGTATATCATCAACAATCCGGCGCAACTCGGTAACTCCGCCTTGCGCCCGGAAACCATGGAAAACGTCGAGTTAGGTTTCGACTATCGGCCGACGGACAGCCTGCGCCTGGGTTTGAATTTCTTTAACTTCTGGTGGAAGGACATCATTCGTTTTGTACCGGATGCCAATGCCACCACCTCGACCGCGCAAAATACCGGTACCCAGCAAGGCTACGGTACCGAACTGGAAGCGGAATGGCAGGCCGCCGACAGCTTGAAAATTATCGGCAACTACGCTTATCAGCGTAGTCGTGACCAGGCCCTGGATCGCGATAGCGGCTATGCGCCGCACCATCAGGTCTATCTGCGTCTGAATTGGGAGTTTTTGCCCGATTGGCAAATCAGTCCGCAAGTGAAATGGATTGTGGGCCGAGATCGGAGTTTTGGCGATACGCGTAAGCCGGTCGCGGATTATACTTGGGTGGATGTGACGCTACGCCGGCAAAATCTGGCCAAGCATCTTGAAGTGGCTTTTTCGGTGCGCAATCTGTTCGATGTCAGCGCCCGGGAACCCAGTCTGGCCGGCAATCCGGCTGCCATTCCCAACGATTTGCCGTTGGCGCCGCGCAGTTTTTACGGCGAAATTAGTCTTCATTTTTAGTCGAGGCGCCGTTGGTCGGGTCTTGCTTTTACCGCAGTTCGGGAGTCATTTTGTTCTATAGACTTTTTTTTCAGCTAGGCTTGGCCTTATGTCTACTGTGCCCTTTATGCGGCGGTGCTTGGGCGCAAGCACCTACCGTTGCCATTGTTTACCCCGATGTGCGCGAGCCTTACCGTTCTGTGTTCATGGAGATTGCGCGCGGTATGGAACAAGAACTGGGTAAGCCGGTTGGTCATTACCTGCTGAGCGAGCGCGATAAGTCCGCAGAAAAATTGATTCAGGACCTAAAAAAGGATCGGATCGATGTGGTCGTGACGTTGGGCCGGGCCGGCTTGGCAGTTGCCAAATCGGTATCCACCGAATTTCCGGTGGTGATAGGGGCGACCATGATCCGGCCGGATGAGGTGCAAGGTTTGGCCGGTATCAGTTTGACGCCGGCCCCGGAAGCCATGTTTGACCATTTGAAGAAATTGGTGCCGGAGGTG
Encoded proteins:
- a CDS encoding TonB-dependent receptor plug domain-containing protein; the protein is MSVRPLLVTCCACLIIGSAHAQPVSTEEEEKALSQIYGTEDMVSIASGYKQPISKAPSIATVITADDIKQMGATDIDEALESVPGLHVERNTIGYNPIYTFRGIYSQFNQQVLMMINGIPITNSYTGSRGEVWGGMPIRDIARIEIVRGPGSAVYGADAFAGVINVISKTKQDIEGTEVGGRVGSFDTYDGWGLHGGEWAGFDVALAFEYHKTAGQNAMVDADLQSQFDSLLGTHASLAPGPLNLSRDNLDARLDLARGNWRFRGGLQHRSDLGNGSGIAQALDPVNRYASDRWNADITYHNGDIENWDLTTQASYFETSQEIERNLTLFPAGATLPIGANGQIGAGAPVTFPSGYIGNPEVWERHVRINQTFAYGGFQAHQLRSGIGFNYDSLFKARVSQNFGIDPATGTPIPSLPGIPLTDVSGTSATFIPEVDRKVAYLFLQDQWNFANDWSLTAGARYDRYSDFGNTFNPRAALIWEASYDLTAKLMYGSAFRAPSFQEMYIINNPAQLGNSALRPETMENVELGFDYRPTDSLRLGLNFFNFWWKDIIRFVPDANATTSTAQNTGTQQGYGTELEAEWQAADSLKIIGNYAYQRSRDQALDRDSGYAPHHQVYLRLNWEFLPDWQISPQVKWIVGRDRSFGDTRKPVADYTWVDVTLRRQNLAKHLEVAFSVRNLFDVSAREPSLAGNPAAIPNDLPLAPRSFYGEISLHF